A segment of the Sander lucioperca isolate FBNREF2018 chromosome 7, SLUC_FBN_1.2, whole genome shotgun sequence genome:
AAAGCTCGAGTGTCTTTTGCGATATGTTTACTGTGCCAGTTAATATTGTGCTGACGATAAAAacacgatatattgtgcagccctaactagttaaaataaaataggtttgaatatattcaaatatctatttttgcGCATTATATCCAATAGATTGGACAGGAAGGCGCCCGGTCTCTGGGTGTTTTCTCACCTTGCAGGCAGCTGGCTTGGCGGGAGCTTGGCTCCAGGCTTCTCCGGCCTCAAACAGAGTTTTCTTGGAGGCGACGACCTCAGGCGAGCTGGGCAGGTCCGTCAGTGTTGCCTTCACTGCCCGAGCCTCCTGGGAGTTctgcacaacaacaacaacaacaacaacagcagcgcTGAGTTAACAGAgaaggtgaggaagtataacagcgccaaatgtcctggtaaggaggcaggctggatgggtcaaacaaacaggccTTTTAGACCGGGAttcatgtcccgtttgaaaataacAGTAAATGGtgagttttgttttaatttacggAAAAAAAACAGACCTACATCACGTTCTGCGTCATGTGCGTAACCAGAAGTTTAGTGACTTCGgatttaacccaaaccaccatatttttctaaacttaagtAGTTTCGGTGCCTAAACTTTAACAAAACGCAACCGTTTCACTACattaacatgtttaaaaccgcgtctgttaccttctctggtttagatttagtgggtcgtattagaaaaaaaggaatacaCGACCGATGTCGTCGTtggtttggaggatttggttgtttctctgttctctctgttcTCGATATATTTGGATTCTCTGTAAATGCGTTCGGAGTAAACTCAACATTATTTGTCAATTCAGATTTCATTTTGGTACTTATTAAGCATTTTCAAATATGATAGgactttttccttttatttaaaatgtgcctTACATCACGTGCACACAAAGTTTGATGAATTGTGGTCGTTTAATATTGGCAGCGTTGGCCTTCCGTACATTAAAAGTACTGCGAGAATAAGAAATGAAAAGCATCTCAACACTGGTTTATGGTAAGAATATTCTtccttcttttgtctttttattgCACTTTGTGTGAAACTTTTGTTAAGCTCTCCATAAATAGTTGTTTTTAAGTCAGCGTCCAGGTCGCTGACCGTGCTGTTAATCAGCCTGAGGCGACGAGTGAAAACAGGGAACGGAAAGATAAAAGGTCTAAACGTCGTATATCTGCCCAAAATAACAACAGAGCGTTGAAACGTCATCGGCCAGGTGCTGCAGAGATTTGTGACTTCAGCACAAAAAGGGTCAGAGCTGCTCTTTAACCTTCAGCTGGTTTCAAACAATGAGTCCAAAAAGAGAGCCAGCAGCTTCTGAGTGAGCAGAAAACCCCCGAGGGTTCGGACACTTTAAAAGGAACCGTTTGACGTTTTGGGGAACGCTGTAATTTGCACTTAATACCATGTTGAGGTTATtccattaaaggggaactatgcagttttttttagcttaatttaccgtAACTGAGCAGCTTCGGAGTcactggaatggttatatgacttttttcgagttgaatggtggtcgtctggCTCCCCCCTAGCCCCTGTGAggggaaaaaccacccttgcaacttttggcCGGCGAGCCGGcagcctcagcgtcaggaagtatggcgtgatatcaggtctcgccatgtaacaaattgcttcacggcactgcacacatacgccctttcaggaaccggctaacaaggtagcgatggagtttttcacactatcgtcatggctgagccagcaaaaaagaagcagaaagctgggaaagcattgtcggaggaacagagaaagaggaaacggcagactgatcgagagaggagtcagacacgaggaaacataggagctgccaaatatctattctgaagctgtagggggagctctatagagaaacttGTCAGCAAgaagcgaagaaatggccaaaccTACATAGCACCcctttaaatatgaagctacaaccagcagccagttagcttagcataaggaCTGGAATTCTCTAAAGTGTTAGATCTGTTTTTTTCGGTCCAAAAGTGACCTGTACTGGAGGTTACGAGCCAGATTATTTCTCTTTCTTAATATTTGAGCTTAAGAGGTGCTGGCAGAAGGATTTAGCTCGAAAATTCACACTTGGTAACAACATTTTTGGAAACTCAGGACATTTCTGGCACTGAGGATATTTTGTTCAGCTTTCACTTCTTCAAAGCGCTATCTGAAAGTTAAGACCTGGTTTTAAAGCTAAGGTTATTGGTTTATTGGGATAAACCTGGAAACATTTTCAACTCCATGACTTTATGTGCAGATGTTCAGATGCTTTGCATTCTCTCGTTTGAGATTTTATTCAGATTTCCAAATACTGTGCATATAATCTACATCATATACACGTCCTGCTGCGACAAAAAGACTGACCCACAATCCTGACAaagcaaaacacacatttaccacacaaacaaacaacttCAACCTCTTCATATCTGGCCGGCTTAAATAAAGTAGGTGAAATAAATGAACAGACACCtataaacgtgtgtgtgtgtgtgtgtgtgtgtgtgtgtgtgtgtgtgtgtgtgtgtgtgtgtgtgtgtgtgtgtgtgtgtgtgtgtgtgtgtgcgcctgtgtacttgcacgcgtgtgtgtgtctgcgcctGCCTGCATGTCCGTGTGCCCgtccgtgtgtgtatgtgtctgtccatgtgtgtccgtccgtgtgtgtgtgtttccgtccgtccgtgtgtgtgcgtttccgtccgtccgtgtgtgtgtgtgtccgtgtgtgtgtgtccgtgtgtgtgtgtgtccgtgtgtgtgtgtgtccgtgtgtgtgtgtgtccgtgtgtgtgtgtgtgtgtgtgtgtgtccgtgtgtccgtgtgtcagtgtgtgtccgtgtgtctccgtccgtgtgtctccgtccgtgtgtctccgtccgtgtgtctccgtccgtgtgtgtgtgtgtgtgtgtgtgtgtgtgtgtgtgtgtgtgtgtgtgtccgtgtgtgtgcgtgcgtgctctGACCTCCACAGCGTGGGCGTACTGCTCCAGCTTGTCGTCGATCTTGGGCAGCAGGACGAGAGTCTGCGTCTTCTTAAAGCTGTTACTGattcacacaaaacacaacccGTTAGAACAGACTCAGGATCCGATCGGTCACTGCGGACACATTCTGGAGGTTATAACACCTTTTCTCTTCACATTCTGGAGGTTATAACACCTTTTCTCTTCACAATCTGGAGGTTATAACACCTTTTCTCTTCACATTCTGGAGGTTATAACACCTTTTCTCTTCACATTGAAGCTGTTTATGATATGTTTAAActgatattttcacatttttagtcagtatttttatattttccatccttttcattttaaaaacatattttacatattttgtacttttccattttatatttatttattatttgtttgcTTCTTCATTTTTCCAAGGTTATTGGaaactgctacttgggcggagtgattagcataaacacctgaaaagcaccgttgttactctctgctcctcaccacggggcttctcagctgctgcgagcaaatccctccgcccaagtagcagaagtagcagtgcttcgccttctgagaaatagttcccagtatgtatacagttagaagatgtctgggtctcatgtgaccttgttatttgtacatgctgtgactatacaaatcacaacatgtaaataggaacatgttggcgttattttgtcacttattgggagcagtaggctggTGAATAAGCTGAAGTCTCAATAAGTcgacgtgttcctttaaataaaagcatccACATGAGAGGCTTCACTCCTGCTGCAgcctgcctggagcctccgtaCCTCAACAACCGGCAGTCGACAGACAGAAAAGTGCATCTGGACAGCGTTAAGCAGAGCCACGAATGGCGGCCGAGGAGGCTGATGCACAGAgagtaggggtgtaacgatacagCGATGTGGATCGATATATCGTTTCAAAAGATCCATGATCCAATATCACCGATGCAGAGAAAATATCAATACATATAGTCTGTAAGATGCCCCTTTATTTTAGATTCCCACTTCATAGttattctttttaataaaaagaacagtttgtttttaaattaaagtgctcatattatgctttttggctttttcccctttcctttgtgtttttttatatatatatatatatatatatatataattatttttttgtgtacgtTATAGTTTTACAacgtgaaaaagcccaaagtcccccccaaagggacttaccatctccaacagaactgttcacaaactgctccaaacagctctgttgtagtccagcctttacttcagagacaaacgtggtcactttggaacacacgttataatgctcacctagctgctagcatggcacgccctcatactctgcttctgactggctagtagtccttacctagctactgtcagggcacgccctcatactctgcttctgactggctagtagtccttacctagctactgagcatgtgcgactcccaacaaagatgttacagcagtgagaggtctcactctgtagctaaaacagagacctgaacacagggtgaaaaggggagctgcagcaatgtgcagtacaactaaaatatggtgttttttgaaaatgaaaccatgtaaacctattctgatataacctctaaatacaattatgaacctgaagatgagcataatatggccactttaattgCCTGGAAGAGCAGTAAATGGGCATATGATATCGTCTCATATCGGTCACAGGCCCCTGAATTAAATACAAATCATATCGTGACAAACCTTAAGATATAAGTAAATATTGTATCGGTGTCCAAAGAATCGATATATCGTATTGTGATAAAActtgtgatttacacccctatTCTAGTGGAGAGGCCGCCTGTATTGACGAGGACATTCACCTTTTCTTCAGCGAGCGGTTCAGCGACTGCGTTCTCTCTGTGAtctgaaaaaagaagaaaaagtctgaggtcattttttttttcctctggaGGAAAACAGGACTTTATCCCACGTCGTCGCCGCGACCCACGCGTGGGTTATTTACAGTTTGGCTCGGATTCGGCCGCAGACCGCCGCCGACTCCATCCAACACAAACCGAGCCGAGTCTGCTGGCCTTCGTCACACTGCACGCGTCCTCGCAGACGCTACACGAGGAGCAGAGCGTGATGGGAAACAGAACACAAGACTGAGTGggtatttttttactgttttgttaGCTTGTTGTCAGgcgtttaaaataaaaatcacattgtaGGATTTGTAATGCCAttgttgcattttgtgtctctgttccAAGCTCTCGTCTCTTTGAATTTCCCGAATCAAAGTTCCTTCTGATTTTGTCCTCTTTAAGTGTCTCTGGTGAGTTTTTCTAGGACTGGTCATCTCAAAACTTAAGAGGATGTAAATCTGATATAAAATCTCAAATatagttggctaacgttagcttgctaacttcaCCTTAACGTTACCTCCTTGCCAAATCGTTCacagaaaacgagccgaatAAAGCCGTCACTCGTGGAGACAGCAATGTGCTTcgtgtggatgaagcatgaagttaatttgactcatttagcggttggctctctgcctcgtaaCGTTGCTCCGCGGAAGTCGGCTTATTATTGGAAGTTTATACGCTACCATGGCAATGGGACACAAAGAAATGACTGCTGCTCTGACCACTCTGCTacgttgatttgaatggaagttgcctttctatccattttatttctatgggtcTCTCTCTAGAATAATAATCAGcgtgtcagcggcaaaaacacaACTTTTAGCGGACGGAAATTGAAGCTTGCAgattgtttctctgctgccgactACAGAGCTCTCTCTTAATTCTGGACCAACGTCAAAGAttattgttcccatcagtcactagAACATGGGAACGGTTGAAAAATATAGAAGTTACACTTTAACTTCCAAATAAAGAggactttgtttttctttcaatctTGTACACACAAgataaaaaagacacacacacaaacacactttgtcATTGTGTCTGTTTACAAAACGACATCATTCTGTATAAGTCAATCAGTAATCTGTATCAGTGAATGTAACTTAATGAATTGCTCAGTCAAAGGACAGTTCACCCAAACACAATACAACCTATTTTACTTTCTATTTAGTCAAATAGTCTGTTTATAGCGATTCATTACTGGGGAAACATGTGTCAGACCACTCAAACTGCAGtcgggtagagagagagagaaagagagagagagagagagagagagagagagagagagagagagagagagagagagagagagagagagagagagagagagagagagagagagaggaaccctaacaccagatactgactggttttcgggccccccccccccccaatacagtaaaactgcacattttagagtggtcTTTTATTGTGTCCAGCCTAAGgaacacctgtgcaataatcctgctgtctaatcagcatcctgatatgccacacctgtgaggtggatggattatctcgacagtgctcactaacacacaTTTAGACAGAtctgtgaacaatatttgagagaaataagccttttatgtgcatagaaaaagtcttagatctttgagttcagctcatgaaaaatgggggcaaaaacaaaaaagtattgCGTTTATAATTTCGTTCAGTATAATTAATGTGgcgctgcagagacgtcccagccTACAGATCTTCTCCTATGGACTAAAGTAAACATGTTTGTTTGGTACAGACCCTCgtaaaaatcacactataatttaatATGTGTCAATGAAAATGACAATCATGTTACAAAAATGATAATGCCCTTGAATATTGTGAATCatattgcaatatcagtcaaaaataattgcATGTGGATATTTTCCTCCTAGTCTGGACCATAGTTGGGTTGAAGGGGTTTAGGTGATGCTTTACCTTGTGAGTAGGAGCTTTGGGACTGAAGGGACAGAACGCCTCGTCTCCGTCCACGCTGAGCGTACTCAGGCTCTTCATCCTCTCTGCTGCCTCCGTCCTCCTCTTCTCGATGTCTTCCTTCATccgcctcctctcctcctgggAGTCAGGACACAAACACTGTTCAACTCCACACTCTTACGTCAActgcagggaaaaaaaaaaaacatctgctcACGCTGCACGTGCTCGTTTCACTTTTAACGCTGGATGCGTGATTTGTTTTTtcagccactagagggcaggTTAACTACGTCGTCTTCTTACGAGCTCGTTTTGGCTGACATGCAAACAAACAAGACCGTCCTCCCCCTGAAAAACATCCACATACGTCGTTTGTTCATGCAGCATTTACCACATACCCCACAATTTTCCACCAGGCGCGTCTGCGCTGCGTCGCGTTCTGGGCGCGTCGCGATCCCCGCGAGCAAACCgcagccattcaagtcaatgtgtttgtttattttaagcCTCCTGtggtcctcgggtcaaatttgacccatttataAAGTTTTCGCATCCGAAATTTGGGTCTCTTTCAACCAAACTGCCCCAGAAATAACACGGATGGTTACATACAACGCTCATCGCAGGTCAAATTTAGGATCAGTTccctactttcattgaatttggggtgcTTTATTCAAtgtttatagcatttgaaaaaactaTGAAATCTCTCGCTTTCTAAACAGTATCCTGATAAACTGTGACAGTCTGACTATCCACTAAATCGTAACTAATTTGTCAGAATAgttcataatttcagatttttttaactaaaaaatgaggtataatttcatataaatgaggtttatagATTATGAATTCCAAAAAAAGTGCAAAGCTAGCAGCTATAAGTTGATGTTAGTGGTGAATCCGGTGTTTCCCTGGGAGTACGACAAGTTTCATGGtcaacaggaagacaacacaagggttaaatcatGTAAATATGTAATATTTTTAATCTCTCATGTGCTGTGGTCACCTCCTCTCTGGCCAGCCGTTggtgctcctcctcctcccggcgacgctcctcttcctctcggACTCGacgcctctcctccctccttttctTCAGCTGCTCCAGCTCCTGCTCGGCCTCCGCCTGTCGGTGTCTCAGCTGCTCCAGCTCCTGGCTCTCCTTCTGCTGGAGGCCCAGCCGGATCTTCTCCAGACGCCGCTCCGTCTCCAGGATGGCCTGCGACTCCTCCGGCTCCGCGGCTCTGCTgcgaaaacattaaaaatattaaaaactgtttggtttgtctgttctgtatctGACACCCCTGGGAGTCAAAGTCAAGTTAAGTACTttctagggttgcacgatatgaggaacgTATGTGATAACGTGacattacttgcgataaataaaaaaataataaagtttactCAGTGCTTTCGGTATTCTGCTTGAAAACAAACTtaagaatttaaaacaaataaaaggaaatcatttccaactttcttttctttccaaattaaacattaaattgaatataaaaaggcagcactaaaaaaagaatgctagttacattttaaagtgcagttttctactgatattttctttcaactaacaaaaaaatctgagtgtgtttcgcgatgtgtttattgcgccattTGATATTGTGATGACGATGAAAatgaaatcatatattgtgCGGCCCTATTACTACTTTCTGTCTCTTTAAATAATCAGATTTTCTGTTTATTCTCAGATGAATATCTACCGCTGTACTGGCTGACAAAAGTCAAACATttgtcatttacatttttaaatactaAAAACTGTTTGGCGGCTTACTGCCGATTGAATCCATTGTGAACAATATGGCCAAAACTATGTGGACACCCTTGAAAGTCAAAGTCGAATACTCATATTCTGTCCACATCCTCAGATAAACTGGCTAACAATGGTTAAACATTTCAATGTGATTTTCCCAAAGCTCAGTATTAGACCGCGACCGATaatatcggcgggccgatattaggcattttccaaacaatCAGTATCGGCATTTACtgtataatggccgataaattaatatttaaaaaattaaataaaaacggacgaaacccccttcaaccatgttctgagtgttgccGTTGCGTAGGTAtgttaagtttgtatttttatacattttatttatcagaacgttaatatattttgatgttctgttgtgacattaaaacaagtttatttttgaaCTGCatcatcatattattttagtgaggactcataaataactaatgttaggggaatctgtttgttttgtaacacgtttctggatttttgtttatttttaaatgtatgtatgtatgtatgtatgtatgtatgtatgtatgtatgtatgtatatatatatatatatatatatatatatatatatatatatatatatatatatatagatatatatatatatatatatatatatataatatatatatatatatatatatatatatatatatatatatatatatatatatatacatatacacacacacacacacacacacatatacatatacacacatatatacacacacacacatacatatgaatattggatttttaaatcaccaaataatTGTATCGATAtcagccttaaaaatccttcatcggtcgggctctactcTGTATACACTACAGCCATAAATATGAACACACTACACACCTGGTGGGTCTTTTTGTCGTCTTGCTCTTGTACGACGTCACTTCCTCTTTGGTTGCGTCTCCGTTGGCGATGCCGAGTTTCGACTCTTGGTGAAGGAACACCTTGGACGTGTAGGAGATTTTAacgtcttttcttttctccatcTGAAGAGGAAAAGTTCCACAAAACATCTTTTCAAACATGCTGTGTACTGTTTAGTCAGTTGCCGGGGAGACCTGAAAGACCGAAATGTCACTCATAAAGACTTGTAACTTTATTCATCTTTAACGACTTAAGACTCGACTTTGTTTAAAATAACTTGGACTTGGTCTCGTCTCATTCATTCGAATTACTTGTTTTAATAACTTAAAATCTCAACTGGACTTGTCTTGAATGACTTCAGActtaattcaatttcaattaaattttatttatagtatcaaatcttaacaagagttatctcaagacactttacagatggagtcggtctagaccacactataattgtTAAAGACCCAagaattccagtaattcccccaataACAAGCATTCAGTGTGACCGTGGTGAGGAAAGAGATAGAAAGATATAGATAGAAagatatagagagatagatagagagatagagagagagaaagatagagagagatagagagagagagatagatatatatatatagagagagagagatagagatatagagagatagagagatatagagagagatagagagatatagagagagatagagagagagagagagagagatagagagagatagagagagatagcgagagagagatagcgagagagagagagatagagagagagagatagagagagagagatagagagagagatagatgagagatagcaagagagagagagagagatagcgagagagagagagagatagagatatagagatagatagagatatagagagagatagatgagAGAGatagcaagagagagagagagagagagagagatgagagatagatgagagagagatagagagatagagagaaatagatgagagagagagagagagatagagatatagagagatagagagatagagagagatagagagatagagagatagagatagagagatagagagatagcgAGATAGCGAGATAGCGAGATAGATATGCTATTGTGCAAGTACAGTGCcctattttgttttgttaagcGTCATATTTCCCTTTATAATATGGGCCAGTCTTGTAGcactactgtctgtctgtttactaTGTATTGTTCCTAAGGCTGCACAATATCTCGTTTTAgcatcatcgcaatatcaactggcgcaatatacacaTCACGAAAAGTTGCGACATATCGCGGTAGACAAGATTTTtgtgtgttagttgaaagaaaatcagtagaaaactgcactttaaagtgtgtgtcattcttttttagtaGTGCCCGTCAttgtcaattcaatgttcaatttgttcaataaagcaATGTTAGAAaagattatttgttttaaattcaacaagcaatttgttgtattttaaaagactactgaaagcaacagaaaggaagaactgagtacattttaatatctgttaatttatcgcaagtaatttcgttatcgcgatattcaacaacgttatcgcgtatcgcatattttcctcatattgtgcagccctaattgttcCTACATGTGTCTTTAAAAATTGAATAAACAGAATGAAAACACaactttaaaaaacagtttGGTGAGAAACTTACCTCTGTATTCGGCCTTTGAATCTCCTCCCTCTTCCTGGTCATCACTTCCTGTCTCTTCCTcttgtcttcctcctcctccctctgtgtctccctcctccccctcgccacctcctcctcctctcgctccttcctcctccccaTCGCCACCGCGGCTCCGTCGTCTTCGTCTTCGTGCTGCTGTCTCTGGAGCCGGCTAGAGGACGCGACCGACGCCTGGACGCTCTTTACGGGCACGGCTTTGTTTATGGCgttctcctcctcgtcctcgtcctcctcaCCTCCGTGGCCGAGCTCCTGCAGGCGCTGCTGCCTCCGTCTCTCTCGGCGCTGAGTCCAGTCGCTGAAGCCTTCGTCCTCCTCCAGGGACGGAGAGCCGCTGGGCTTCAGGTCGCCGTCGTACCTGAGGACGAGTCGGGTAACAAGTCAACTGGTGTGACACAGCAGCAGGTGTTGGAGGTTTTAAACTATGTTCAGTGTTGGTTCCGTAATATTGTACGGAGCTGAAAGGCTGCCATGGGAACCCAGGAATGTTTTTTAGTAgtgctgggacgatatgcttttgtcctgaTTCACATATAAATAAAAGATGAATGGAATTTGCCAATTTACATATTTTGTGTTGAGCACcctaactttgaaaaaaatcactttttctgggatttggggagttattttgtgtctctggtgcttccacatgcatacaaactttgaaaaactccatccatgctgtttagagtgagatacggtttctgaatgtgtcctgccttcagtctccgggtgagctggtcaaaatctgcacggctttctacgtcactagccgagacgaggggcctagggggctaaccgttagcatgctagcactagcatgttagctcgttctgaatggcaaaacactgctacaacacacactagttcaccataatctacaaaagaa
Coding sequences within it:
- the lsp1a gene encoding non-muscle caldesmon isoform X1, translated to MSNAVLRRNSTKQGLQNLIRLTAQRSVEDAEEVEREQRRRAREASRWTNGGSLPAQSSLENETPADETMYDGDLKPSGSPSLEEDEGFSDWTQRRERRRQQRLQELGHGGEEDEDEEENAINKAVPVKSVQASVASSSRLQRQQHEDEDDGAAVAMGRRKEREEEEVARGRRETQREEEEDKRKRQEVMTRKREEIQRPNTEMEKRKDVKISYTSKVFLHQESKLGIANGDATKEEVTSYKSKTTKRPTSRAAEPEESQAILETERRLEKIRLGLQQKESQELEQLRHRQAEAEQELEQLKKRREERRRVREEEERRREEEEHQRLAREEEERRRMKEDIEKRRTEAAERMKSLSTLSVDGDEAFCPFSPKAPTHKITERTQSLNRSLKKSNSFKKTQTLVLLPKIDDKLEQYAHAVENSQEARAVKATLTDLPSSPEVVASKKTLFEAGEAWSQAPAKPAACKDAEGLKVVVAERITQWVKGPSDGSRPSLCKPTDVRPGDVMQKKNMWEVIGDSIGQPGTQRVKGSAAGKKYKFVVTGHGKYEKIPVDDENGGEFINGESDLYHDRY
- the lsp1a gene encoding non-muscle caldesmon isoform X2, which encodes MSNAVLRRNSTKQGLQNLIRLTAQRSVEDAEEVEREQRRRAREASRWTNGGSLPAQSSLENETPADETMYDGDLKPSGSPSLEEDEGFSDWTQRRERRRQQRLQELGHGGEEDEDEEENAINKAVPVKSVQASVASSSRLQRQQHEDEDDGAAVAMGRRKEREEEEVEEEDKRKRQEVMTRKREEIQRPNTEMEKRKDVKISYTSKVFLHQESKLGIANGDATKEEVTSYKSKTTKRPTRAAEPEESQAILETERRLEKIRLGLQQKESQELEQLRHRQAEAEQELEQLKKRREERRRVREEEERRREEEEHQRLAREEEERRRMKEDIEKRRTEAAERMKSLSTLSVDGDEAFCPFSPKAPTHKITERTQSLNRSLKKSNSFKKTQTLVLLPKIDDKLEQYAHAVENSQEARAVKATLTDLPSSPEVVASKKTLFEAGEAWSQAPAKPAACKDAEGLKVVVAERITQWVKGPSDGSRPSLCKPTDVRPGDVMQKKNMWEVIGDSIGQPGTQRVKGSAAGKKYKFVVTGHGKYEKIPVDDENGGEFINGESDLYHDRY